The proteins below are encoded in one region of Podarcis raffonei isolate rPodRaf1 chromosome 6, rPodRaf1.pri, whole genome shotgun sequence:
- the LOC128416591 gene encoding ammonium transporter Rh type A-like isoform X2, which produces MSKVFSTSLRCRLPALLFLFQGAVLVIFILFVTYDEHTDAASQPADADPSANQVYATFPLFQDIQLMLLVGLGLLLAFMKGYGVSAVACNFLLANFSTQWALVVQGFVHYGQHGRVHLGLYNILTAEFAAVTVLISAGAILGRTSPIQLLLMSLCEIPLYVACEWLIVSYFQAVDVGGTITLHVFACYFGLGTSIALYRPGLQLGHPMETPSYISDLLSLVGTMFLWVFWPSFVAVLAHQGDAQHRAVLHTWLTLSASALTSFATSSLLEKKGKLNLCHLQNATLAGGVAIGAVADMVISPAGAFTLGIVSSLACILGFKYMSPFLATRVRLQDQCGIHNLHGLPGLIGAVGGIIAILLVPDEAYGPRLHQVFPQRGLLPWNITLEATLAGENVGRSATQQALHQAAGLGVSILVSLVGGYFTGLVLKLPFLAQPPDQLCFDDALYFKIQESTENSSVEQARGDLLVPLKDKA; this is translated from the coding sequence ATGTCCAAAGTGTTCTCCACCAGCCTCCGCTGTCGGTTGCCTGCcttgctgttcctcttccaggGAGCTGTGCTGGTGATCTTCATCCTCTTTGTGACATACGATGAGCACACGGACGCCGCCAGCCAGCCTGCTGATGCTGACCCATCCGCCAACCAGGTCTATGCCACCTTCCCCCTCTTCCAGGACATCCAGCTGATGCTGTTGGTGGGGCTGGGCCTGCTGCTGGCTTTCATGAAGGGCTACGGAGTCAGCGCCGTGGCCTGCAACTTCCTGCTGGCCAACTTCTCTACCCAGTGGGCTCTGGTCGTCCAGGGCTTCGTACACTACGGCCAACATGGGAGAGTCCACCTCGGCCTCTACAACATCCTCACGGCCGAGTTTGCAGCCGTGACGGTCCTCATCTCTGCTGGGGCTATCCTGGGGCGAACAAGCCCCATCCAGCTTCTTCTCATGAGCTTGTGCGAAATCCCTCTCTACGTGGCCTGCGAGTGGCTCATCGTGAGTTATTTCCAGGCAGTGGATGTCGGAGGAACCATAACCCTCCACGTCTTTGCTTGCTATTTCGGGCTGGGCACTTCCATCGCTCTCTACCGGCCGGGATTGCAGCTGGGGCACCCAATGGAGACTCCATCTTACATCTCCGACCTTCTGTCCTTGGTGGGGACCATGTTTCTTTGGGTGTTCTGGCCCAGTTTCGTGGCTGTCCTCGCCCACCAAGGAGATGCTCAGCACAGGGCTGTGCTTCACACGTGGCTTACTCTCAGTGCCAGCGCCCTGACCTCCTTTGCCACCTCCAGCCtcctggagaagaaggggaaaCTGAACCTGTGCCACCTGCAGAACGCTACGTTGGCCGGAGGTGTGGCCATTGGCGCAGTAGCAGACATGGTCATTTCACCAGCTGGGGCATTCACCCTGGGCATTGTTTCCTCGCTAGCCTGCATCCTTGGGTTCAAGTACATGTCACCCTTCTTGGCCACTAGAGTTCGCCTCCAGGACCAGTGTGGAATCCACAACCTTCACGGCTTACCAGGCCTCATTGGCGCTGTGGGTGGAATCATAGCCATCTTGTTGGTGCCGGATGAGGCCTACGGACCTCGCCTTCACCAGGTCTTCCCTCAGCGTGGCCTCCTGCCATGGAACATCACTCTGGAGGCAACCTTGGCGGGGGAGAACGTGGGAAGAAGCGCCACGCAGCAAGCTCTCCACCAGGCTGCAGGTCTCGGTGTCTCCATACTCGTGTCCCTTGTGGGTGGCTACTTCACCGGGTTGGTTTTGAAACTGCCTTTTTTAGCACAGCCGCCTGACCAGCTCTGCTTTGACGACGCTCTTTACTTCAAGATCCAAGAATCAACGGAGAACTCAAGTGTGGAGCAGGCTAGAGGGGACCTCCTGGTGCCCCTGAAGGACAAAGCTTGA
- the LOC128416591 gene encoding ammonium transporter Rh type A-like isoform X1 has product MRKLGATPLRGKRVTSVPCVGGGLWNTQNAQEVKQTPNWFRRENCPEASEFANSCCQDLLGVSCWKMSKVFSTSLRCRLPALLFLFQGAVLVIFILFVTYDEHTDAASQPADADPSANQVYATFPLFQDIQLMLLVGLGLLLAFMKGYGVSAVACNFLLANFSTQWALVVQGFVHYGQHGRVHLGLYNILTAEFAAVTVLISAGAILGRTSPIQLLLMSLCEIPLYVACEWLIVSYFQAVDVGGTITLHVFACYFGLGTSIALYRPGLQLGHPMETPSYISDLLSLVGTMFLWVFWPSFVAVLAHQGDAQHRAVLHTWLTLSASALTSFATSSLLEKKGKLNLCHLQNATLAGGVAIGAVADMVISPAGAFTLGIVSSLACILGFKYMSPFLATRVRLQDQCGIHNLHGLPGLIGAVGGIIAILLVPDEAYGPRLHQVFPQRGLLPWNITLEATLAGENVGRSATQQALHQAAGLGVSILVSLVGGYFTGLVLKLPFLAQPPDQLCFDDALYFKIQESTENSSVEQARGDLLVPLKDKA; this is encoded by the exons GTGAAGCAAACCCCAAACTGGTTTAGAAGAGAGAACTGCCCGGAAGCTTCTGAATTTGCAAATTCCTGCTGTCag GATCTTCTTGGCGTCTCCTGCTGGAAGATGTCCAAAGTGTTCTCCACCAGCCTCCGCTGTCGGTTGCCTGCcttgctgttcctcttccaggGAGCTGTGCTGGTGATCTTCATCCTCTTTGTGACATACGATGAGCACACGGACGCCGCCAGCCAGCCTGCTGATGCTGACCCATCCGCCAACCAGGTCTATGCCACCTTCCCCCTCTTCCAGGACATCCAGCTGATGCTGTTGGTGGGGCTGGGCCTGCTGCTGGCTTTCATGAAGGGCTACGGAGTCAGCGCCGTGGCCTGCAACTTCCTGCTGGCCAACTTCTCTACCCAGTGGGCTCTGGTCGTCCAGGGCTTCGTACACTACGGCCAACATGGGAGAGTCCACCTCGGCCTCTACAACATCCTCACGGCCGAGTTTGCAGCCGTGACGGTCCTCATCTCTGCTGGGGCTATCCTGGGGCGAACAAGCCCCATCCAGCTTCTTCTCATGAGCTTGTGCGAAATCCCTCTCTACGTGGCCTGCGAGTGGCTCATCGTGAGTTATTTCCAGGCAGTGGATGTCGGAGGAACCATAACCCTCCACGTCTTTGCTTGCTATTTCGGGCTGGGCACTTCCATCGCTCTCTACCGGCCGGGATTGCAGCTGGGGCACCCAATGGAGACTCCATCTTACATCTCCGACCTTCTGTCCTTGGTGGGGACCATGTTTCTTTGGGTGTTCTGGCCCAGTTTCGTGGCTGTCCTCGCCCACCAAGGAGATGCTCAGCACAGGGCTGTGCTTCACACGTGGCTTACTCTCAGTGCCAGCGCCCTGACCTCCTTTGCCACCTCCAGCCtcctggagaagaaggggaaaCTGAACCTGTGCCACCTGCAGAACGCTACGTTGGCCGGAGGTGTGGCCATTGGCGCAGTAGCAGACATGGTCATTTCACCAGCTGGGGCATTCACCCTGGGCATTGTTTCCTCGCTAGCCTGCATCCTTGGGTTCAAGTACATGTCACCCTTCTTGGCCACTAGAGTTCGCCTCCAGGACCAGTGTGGAATCCACAACCTTCACGGCTTACCAGGCCTCATTGGCGCTGTGGGTGGAATCATAGCCATCTTGTTGGTGCCGGATGAGGCCTACGGACCTCGCCTTCACCAGGTCTTCCCTCAGCGTGGCCTCCTGCCATGGAACATCACTCTGGAGGCAACCTTGGCGGGGGAGAACGTGGGAAGAAGCGCCACGCAGCAAGCTCTCCACCAGGCTGCAGGTCTCGGTGTCTCCATACTCGTGTCCCTTGTGGGTGGCTACTTCACCGGGTTGGTTTTGAAACTGCCTTTTTTAGCACAGCCGCCTGACCAGCTCTGCTTTGACGACGCTCTTTACTTCAAGATCCAAGAATCAACGGAGAACTCAAGTGTGGAGCAGGCTAGAGGGGACCTCCTGGTGCCCCTGAAGGACAAAGCTTGA